A single region of the Variovorax paradoxus genome encodes:
- the arsB gene encoding ACR3 family arsenite efflux transporter translates to MSTHAAAALVSSAPPPAIGFFERYLTVWVALCIVAGIALGQWMPGVFHGIASLEVAKVNVPVGVLIWVMIIPMLLKIDFAALGQVKAHWRGIGVTLFINWAVKPFSMALLGWIFIRHVFAPLLPPSQLDSYIAGLILLAAAPCTAMVFVWSQLCKGDPYFTLSQVALNDAIMVVAFAPVVALLLGLSSITVPWDTLLTSVGLYIVVPVIIAQLLRKHLLKKGTAHFQAVTARLGPWSISALLLTLVLLFAFQGEAIIGQPLVIALLAVPILIQVFLNSGLAYLLNRKLGVAHCVAGPSALIGASNFFELAVATAISLFGFQSGAALATVVGVLIEVPVMLLVVAVVNRSQGWYERGTKKA, encoded by the coding sequence ATGAGCACCCATGCCGCGGCGGCTCTTGTATCGTCCGCACCCCCACCGGCCATCGGCTTCTTCGAGCGCTATCTCACGGTGTGGGTCGCGCTGTGCATCGTGGCCGGCATTGCGCTGGGCCAATGGATGCCCGGCGTGTTCCACGGCATCGCCTCGCTGGAGGTCGCCAAGGTCAACGTGCCGGTGGGCGTGCTCATCTGGGTGATGATCATCCCGATGCTGCTGAAGATCGACTTCGCAGCGCTCGGGCAGGTCAAGGCGCATTGGCGCGGCATCGGCGTCACGCTGTTCATCAACTGGGCGGTCAAGCCCTTCTCGATGGCGCTGCTGGGGTGGATCTTCATTCGCCATGTGTTCGCGCCGCTGCTGCCGCCGTCGCAGCTCGACAGCTACATCGCGGGCCTCATCCTGCTGGCGGCAGCGCCGTGCACGGCCATGGTGTTCGTGTGGAGCCAGCTGTGCAAGGGCGACCCGTACTTCACGCTCTCGCAGGTGGCGCTCAACGACGCGATCATGGTGGTGGCCTTCGCGCCGGTGGTTGCGCTCTTGCTCGGGCTGTCGTCCATCACCGTGCCGTGGGACACGCTGCTGACGTCGGTCGGCCTGTACATCGTGGTGCCGGTGATCATTGCGCAGTTGCTGCGAAAGCACCTGCTCAAGAAAGGCACGGCGCACTTCCAGGCCGTTACGGCGCGGCTTGGTCCGTGGTCGATCTCGGCGCTGCTGCTTACGCTGGTGCTGCTGTTCGCCTTCCAGGGCGAAGCCATCATCGGCCAGCCGCTGGTGATTGCATTGCTCGCGGTGCCCATCCTCATCCAGGTGTTCCTGAACTCAGGGTTGGCCTACCTGCTCAACCGCAAGCTGGGCGTGGCGCACTGCGTGGCCGGTCCGTCGGCGCTGATCGGCGCCAGCAACTTCTTCGAGCTTGCGGTGGCCACCGCCATCAGCCTGTTCGGCTTTCAATCGGGTGCCGCGCTGGCAACCGTGGTGGGCGTGCTGATCGAGGTGCCGGTGATGCTGCTGGTGGTTGCCGTGGTCAACCGGTCGCAAGGGTGGTATGAACGAGGCACGAAGAAGGCCTGA